A stretch of DNA from Chitinivorax sp. PXF-14:
AACAAGAGGTAATAGGTAATGACGATCACCGATCTGCGCGTTGCTGTCACAGTCGTTTCTTTCATCGTGTTCCTGGGCATCGTCGTATGGGCCATGGCACGCAGCAAGAAGGATCTCGACGAGGCGGCCAATGTCCCCTTCATGGAAGACGACGCACCTCTGGCCGACAAAAGGCAGGACGCCTGATCGGCGGCCGAATAGCGGAGCAATCAAATGAGTGATTTCGTAAGCAGTTTCTGGAGTATCTGGATCACGGCGATCGTGGTCGGCGGCATCGTGTGGCTTGCCTACCTGCTGGTGTCGCAACGTAGCACCCGCGTGGCACCTGGCGAGAAGGTCGAGACGCTGGGCCATGTCTGGGATGGCGATCTCGAGGAGTACAACAACCCGCTGCCGCGCTGGTGGATGGGCCTGTTCGTGCTCACGCTGGTGTTCGGCGTAGTCTACCTCGCGCTCTACCCGGGCCTCGGCACCTGGCAAGGTCTGAACAAGTGGACCTCGCAAGGCCAGTACGAAGCCGAGCGCAGCAAGGCTGAAGCCAAGTACAACGCCATCTACGACAAGTACCTGAAGATGGACGTGAAGGCCGTAGCAGCAGACCCGGAGGCCAAGCAGATGGGCCAGCGCCTGTTCCAGACCTACTGCATGCAGTGCCACGGCGCCGATGCGAAGGGCAACAAGGGCTTCCCCAACCTGACCGATAGCGACTGGCTGTATGGCGGCGCCCCGGAGAAGATTGGCGAAACCATCAGCGGTGGCCGCAAGGGCGCCATGCCGGCCTTCGGCGCGGCACTCGGTGAAGACGGCGTGAAGGATGTGGCCAACTATGTGTTGTCGCTGTCCGGCCGTGATCACAACGAAGACCGTGCGCTGCGCGGCAAGGAAACCTTCACCACCATCTGCGCGGCCTGCCACGGCGCTGACGGCAAGGGCAACCAGGCAGTCGGTGCCCCCAACCTGACCGACAAGACCTGGCTCTATGGCGGTTCGGAAAAGACCATCGTCGAAACCATCACCAATGGCCGCAACGGCGTGATGCCCAACTGGAAGGAATTCCTGGGCGATGCCAAGGTCCATGTACTGGCTTCCTACGTTTACGGCCTGTCCAACCAGGCTGACGCTGCCAAGTAATATCCCCTCAAGTGCAGGCTCCGGCCTGCCTCACCGCCGTTCGCATCAGCGAACGGCGGTACCAGCCGCCTCGCAAGGCGGTCTCCCGGCCCCGCGCCCCCATCTGGTGCTCGCAACAGGAAACTGAAAATGGGCGACAGTCTCAAGAAAATACCCGTCAAGGTCATCGCATCAAACACCCCTGAAGCCGCCGAGGTTCAGGATCTCTACGAAGTCCGCAAGAAAATCTACCCGCGTTACATATCAGGCCTGTTCAACAACTGGCGTATCGCGATGGTCGTCATCACCCAGCTGTTCTTCTACGGCGTCCCTTGGTTGCAATGGAATGGCCGCCAGGCGATGTTGTTCGACCTGGTCAACCGCAAGTTCTACATCTTTGGCTACGTATTCTGGCCGCAGGATTTTGCCCTGCTGGCAGGCCTGCTGGTGCTGTGCGCGTTCGGCCTGTTCTGGTGGACGGCAATCGCCGGCCGGCTCTGGTGCGGCTACGCCTGTCCGCAAACGGTCTACACCGAGATATTCCTGTGGATCGAGAACTGGGTCGAAGGTGACCGCAACAAACGCATGAAGCTCGACGCGGCGCCCAACTCATTCACCAAATTCAGGCTCAAGGCCACCAAGCATGGCCTGTGGCTGCTGCTGTCGTTCTGGACCGGCTTCACCTTCGTCGGTTTCTACACGCCGATCCAATCGCTGTGGAACGAGCTGATCTCGTTCTCGCTGGGCCCATGGGAGGCCTTCTGGGTCGGCTTCTATGGCTTCGCCACCTATGGCAACGCAGGCTTTATGCGCGAGCAGGTGTGCAAGTACATGTGCCCCTACGCGCGCTTCCAGAGCGTGATGTTCGACCGCGACACGCTGGTCATCTCCTATGACACGGAACGCGGCGAGCCGCGTGGTTCGCGCGGCAAGAAGGTCGACCACAAGGCCGAAGGTATGGGTGACTGCATCAACTGCAGCATCTGCGTCCAGGTCTGCCCGACCGGTATCGACATCCGCGAAGGGCTACAGTACGAGTGCATCGGCTGTGCAGCCTGTATCGACGCCTGTGATCAGGTGATGGACAAGATGGGCTACCAGCGCGGCCTGATCCGCTACACCACGGAGAACGCACTGGAGCACAAGTACGAGGAGAGCCAGTTCCTGCGTCGCCTGTTGCGCCCCCGCGTGATGGTCTATACGGTGCTGCTGGCGGTCATCTCGGCGGCCATGATCGCGACACTCGCCCTGCGCGTACCGCTCAAGCTCAATGTCACGCGCGACCGCGCCACGCTGGTACGGGAAACGGATGACGGGCTGCTGGAAAACCTCTACCAGCTGCAGATCATCAATACCGACGAGAAGGCACACACCTACCAGATTTCGGCTACCGGGCTCACCGGGCTGAAGCTGATTGCCGACACCCGCGTCAGCGTACCGGCCGGCAGCGCCTTCAACGTACCCGCCAACATCCAGGTCGATCCGGCCGATATCGGCCGCGGCACCAAGCAGGTCACGTTCAAGGTCGAAGCGGTGGACGACGCCAAGGTCGCCATCGAACACACGACCAGTTTCATCACCCGTTAACGGCTGGCCGGCGGAACCAAGCCACCGGCCAACTGTCGAGAAATACATGAATCGCAAGAAGCAAGATAAACCCTGGTATCGCTACAACGGCCCCTGGCTGTTGATGGCGGGTCCGGCCGTCGTCGTCGTCGCCGGTTTCCTGACAGCCTGGCTGGCGGTCAAAAGCGACGATGGCCTCGTCACGGACGACTATTACAAGCAGGGCAAGGAAATCAACCTCGATCTGGCCCGCGATACGGCAGCGAGCAAGCTTGGTGCACGTGCGCACGTCATGCTTGGCGACAACGATCGCGAGC
This window harbors:
- a CDS encoding cbb3-type cytochrome oxidase subunit 3, which translates into the protein MTITDLRVAVTVVSFIVFLGIVVWAMARSKKDLDEAANVPFMEDDAPLADKRQDA
- the ccoP gene encoding cytochrome-c oxidase, cbb3-type subunit III; this encodes MSDFVSSFWSIWITAIVVGGIVWLAYLLVSQRSTRVAPGEKVETLGHVWDGDLEEYNNPLPRWWMGLFVLTLVFGVVYLALYPGLGTWQGLNKWTSQGQYEAERSKAEAKYNAIYDKYLKMDVKAVAADPEAKQMGQRLFQTYCMQCHGADAKGNKGFPNLTDSDWLYGGAPEKIGETISGGRKGAMPAFGAALGEDGVKDVANYVLSLSGRDHNEDRALRGKETFTTICAACHGADGKGNQAVGAPNLTDKTWLYGGSEKTIVETITNGRNGVMPNWKEFLGDAKVHVLASYVYGLSNQADAAK
- the ccoG gene encoding cytochrome c oxidase accessory protein CcoG; protein product: MGDSLKKIPVKVIASNTPEAAEVQDLYEVRKKIYPRYISGLFNNWRIAMVVITQLFFYGVPWLQWNGRQAMLFDLVNRKFYIFGYVFWPQDFALLAGLLVLCAFGLFWWTAIAGRLWCGYACPQTVYTEIFLWIENWVEGDRNKRMKLDAAPNSFTKFRLKATKHGLWLLLSFWTGFTFVGFYTPIQSLWNELISFSLGPWEAFWVGFYGFATYGNAGFMREQVCKYMCPYARFQSVMFDRDTLVISYDTERGEPRGSRGKKVDHKAEGMGDCINCSICVQVCPTGIDIREGLQYECIGCAACIDACDQVMDKMGYQRGLIRYTTENALEHKYEESQFLRRLLRPRVMVYTVLLAVISAAMIATLALRVPLKLNVTRDRATLVRETDDGLLENLYQLQIINTDEKAHTYQISATGLTGLKLIADTRVSVPAGSAFNVPANIQVDPADIGRGTKQVTFKVEAVDDAKVAIEHTTSFITR